The following proteins are encoded in a genomic region of Takifugu rubripes chromosome 9, fTakRub1.2, whole genome shotgun sequence:
- the ankrd34c gene encoding ankyrin repeat domain-containing protein 34C — translation MADILELRTDGNSLLKAVWLRRLRLTRLLLEGGAYINESNERGETPLMVTCMSTHNDQQSVSKAKIVKYLLDNQADPNIQDKAGRTALMHACIHKAGHEAVDHLLSNGADPSLEDRSGASALVYAINADDKQTLKLLLDACKAKGKEVIIITTDKSPCGAKTTKQYLNVPPSPGLDERSSTTCTSPSDIEVTASPTREQEQQNTVFSFQAKLKSSGSAKIANGPTSPTRRAGNPKRARLPQLKRLQSEPWGLIAPSVLAAAAAAAAAAAAHEDSRKASSDDDVIAGVNGLSLSKRSALSRQNSVDGKDSLFPLVGDQPCKMTTSLSVPLTSKASYERSLGQHQPLARRSTVPAEQESGGCLSSGPPSLRDTMHRRRLGNDHYDSDSQLYSDSGMSDSPKIPAERWKLNTSPLAMLTGSRESLDSNVSTSSPSTVHRRIPGLLERRGSGTLLLDHISHTRPGHLPPLNINPNPPIPDIGASSKPSSPLATGIRSIAPIAPNTPKRGGLKPKKKLLRRHSMQVEQMKQLYDSEELSH, via the coding sequence ATGGCTGATATACTGGAGCTGCGGACAGATGGGAACTCCCTCCTGAAGGCAGTGTGGCTGAGACGTCTGAGGCTCACCAGGCTCCTGCTGGAAGGAGGCGCCTACATTAACGAGAGCAACGAGCGCGGGGAGACCCCCCTCATGGTCACCTGCATGTCCACGCACAACGACCAGCAGAGTGTCAGCAAGGCCAAGATTGTCAAATATCTGCTGGACAACCAGGCCGACCCGAACATTCAGGACAAAGCGGGTCGGACGGCGCTCATGCACGCCTGCATCCACAAGGCTGGGCACGAAGCGGTGGACCACCTGCTGTCCAATGGGGCCGATCCCAGCCTGGAGGACAGAAGCGGCGCCTCCGCCTTGGTTTACGCCATCAACGCAGATGACAAGCAGACGTTGAAGCTGCTGTTGGATGCGTGCAAAGCTAAGGGCAAGGAGGTCATCATAATCACCACAGACAAATCGCCATGTGGTGCTAAAACCACCAAACAGTACCTAAATGTCCCCCCTTCCCCGGGGCTGGACGAGCGGTCCTCCACTACGTGCACGTCTCCATCTGACATCGAAGTAACCGCGTCTCCCACTCGCGAGCAAGAGCAACAGAACACGGTTTTCAGCTTCCAGGCTAAGCTTAAATCGTCAGGTTCCGCTAAAATTGCTAACGGACCCACGTCTCCGACGCGCAGAGCCGGGAATCCCAAACGTGCACGCCTGCCTCAGCTGAAGAGGCTGCAATCGGAGCCTTGGGGGTTGATTGCACCCTCGGTTCTggctgcagccgccgccgccgcggccgccgccgccgcgcacgAGGACAGCAGGAAGGCCAGTTCGGACGACGACGTTATCGCAGGTGTAAACGGACTTTCTCTGAGCAAGAGGTCAGCTTTATCTCGGCAGAACAGCGTGGACGGAAAGGACAGCTTGTTTCCACTGGTGGGGGATCAGCCGTGCAAAATGACCACCTCGCTCTCGGTCCCCCTGACGTCCAAGGCGTCCTACGAGAGATCGCTAGGCCAGCACCAGCCACTGGCGCGGCGCAGCACGGTCCCCGCGGAGCAGGAGAGCGGCGGCTGCCTCAGCAGCGGACCCCCGAGTCTGAGAGACACCATGCACAGGAGACGTCTGGGGAACGATCACTATGACTCAGATTCGCAGCTCTACTCCGACTCGGGAATGTCAGATTCTCCTAAGATCCCAGCAGAGCGGTGGAAATTAAACACCTCTCCACTGGCGATGCTGACCGGCTCCAGAGAATCTCTCGACAGCAACGTCAGCACGTCCTCTCCCAGCACGGTGCACAGACGCATCCCGGGcctgctggagaggagaggctcgGGCACGTTGCTCCTGGACCACATCTCTCACACCAGGCCCGGCCACCTGCCCCCTCTCAACATCAACCCAAACCCTCCCATTCCTGACATCGGGGCGAGTAGTAAGCCCTCCTCACCTCTGGCCACAGGGATTCGATCTATAGCCCCTATAGCGCCAAACACACCAAAGAGAGGCGGCCTTAAGCCCAAAAAGAAGCTTTTGAGGAGGCACTCTATGCAAGTGGAGCAGATGAAGCAGCTCTATGACTCCGAAGAGCTGTCTCATTAA
- the rasgrf1 gene encoding ras-specific guanine nucleotide-releasing factor 1: MQKGIRLNDGHVTYLGLLAKKDGTRRGCLSKKSSDNTKWHTKWFALLQNMLFYFENESSSRPSGLYLLEGCICDRAPSPKPSQSAKECLEKQYYFTISFTHENQKALELRTEDVKDCDEWVAAISHASYRNLANEHESLMQKYLHLLQIVETEKTVAKQLRQQIEDGEIEIERLKSEIAGLLKDNEKIHASPAAAPSDDDSEIKKIKKVQSFLRGWICRRKWKTIIQDYIRSPHAESMRKRNQVVFSMLDSEAEYVQQLHILVNNFLRPLRMAASSKKPPITHDDVSSIFLNSETIMFLHQIFYQGLKARIASWPTLVLADLFDILLPMLNIYQEFVRNHQYSLQILAHCKQNRDFDKLLKQYEAKPDCEERTLETFLTYPMFQIPRYILTLHELLAHTPHEHIERNSLDYAKSKLEELSRIMHDEVSETENIRKNLAIERMIVEGCEILLDTSQTFVRQGSLIQVPMSEKGKITRGRLGSLSLKKEGERQCFLFSKHLIICTRGSGGKLHLTKNGVVSLIDCTLLEDPEGTDDESKSDKTGQDMEHLDFKIVVEPKDSQSFTVILVASSRQEKSAWTSDISQCIDNIRCNGLMMNAFEDNSKVTVPQMIKSDSSLYCDDVDIRFSKMMNSCKVLQIRYASVERLLERLTDLRFLSIDFLNTFLHSYRVFTTADVVLDKLITIYKKPISAIPARSLELFFASSQNSKLLYGEPPTSPRASRKFSSPPPLAIAKNSSPNRRRKLSLNIPIITGGKALDLAALSCSSNGYASMYSSMSPFSKTTLDINKLYVSSPIASKIPDEGEDRKDKTEDAPVSKQDLSVREESDNDPNQSDDADPEASPTKSPTTPKNIKCKNSSELSLFSYNNGMVMSSCRELDNNRSALSAASAFAIATAGANEGTPTKEKYRRMSLASTGFPTDQRNGDKEFVIRRAATNRVLNVLRHWVSKHSPDFETNNELKTKVIAFLEEVMHDPELLTQERKAAANIIRTLTQEDHGDNQITLEDATQLVGGEAEPFESHSALEIAEQLTLLDHLVFKVIPYAEFFGQGWMKNDKNEKTPYIMRTTKHFNDISNLIATEILRCEDVVTRVAVIEKWVAVADICRCLHNYNAVLEITSSLNRSSVFRLKKTWLKVSKQTKALIDKLQKLVSSEGRFKNLREALKNCDPPCVPYLGMYLTDLAFIEEGTPNYTEDNLVNFSKMRMISHIIREIRQFQQTAYKIDLQPKAAQYLLDLSFVLDEESMYEASLRIEPKVPN; this comes from the exons ATGCAGAAGGGAATACGGCTCAATGATGGCCATGTCACCTACCTGGGGCTTTTGGCAAAGAAGGATGGTACGAGGCGAGGGTGCTTGAGCAAAAAGAGCTCTGACAACACGAAATGGCACACAAAGTGGTTTGCTTTGTTACAAAATATGCTCTTCTACTTCGAGAACGAGTCTAGCTCTCGACCCTCTGGATTATACCTGTTGGAAGGATGCATATGCGACAGGGCGCCTTCGCCGAAGCCCTCGCAGTCAGCCAAGGAGTGTTTGGAGAAGCAG TATTATTTCACCATCAGCTTCACCCACGAAAACCAAAAGGCGCTGGAGTTGCGCACAGAGGACGTAAAGGACTGCGATGAATGGGTGGCTGCGATTTCACATGCCAG CTACAGAAACTTGGCCAATGAGCACGAGAGTCTGATGCAGAAGTATCTTCATCTGCTTCAGATTGTGGAGACGGAGAAAACTGTTGCTAAGCAACTTCGACAACAGATAGAAGATGGGGAAATAGAGATTGAAAGGCTGAAGTCTGAG ATCGCCGGGCTGCTCAAAGACAACGAGAAGATCCACGCCAGCCCCGCAGCCGCCCCGTCTGACGATGACTCCGAGATCAAGAAAATCAAAAAA GTGCAGAGCTTCCTCAGAGGCTggatctgcaggaggaagtggaagacCATTATCCAGGACTACATCCGCTCGCCTCACGCCGAGAgcatgaggaagaggaaccaGGTGGTGTTCAGCATGTTGGACTCGGAGGCCGAGTACGTCCAGCAGCTTCACATCCTGGTCAACAACTTTTTGAGGCCCCTCCGCATGGCTGCCAGCTCCAAGAAGCCCCCAATCACCCACGACGACGTCAGCAGCATATTCCTGAACAG TGAAACGATCATGTTTCTACATCAGATATTCTACCAGGGCCTAAAAGCCAGAATAGCGAGCTGGCCGACGTTAGTGCTGG CCGACCTGTTTGACATCCTGCTGCCCATGCTGAACATCTACCAGGAGTTTGTGAGGAACCACCAGTACAGCCTGCAGATCCTGGCTCACTGCAAGCAGAACCGGGACTTTGACAAGCTGCTGAAGCAGTACGAGGCCAAGCCCGACTGTGAGGAGAGGACTCTGGAGACCTTCCTGACCTACCCCATGTTCCAG ATCCCTCGCTACATTCTAACGCTCCACGAGCTCCTGGCACACACGCCCCACGAACATATAGAGAGGAATAGTCTGGACTATGCCAAGTCGAAGTTGGAGGAGCTCTCCAG AATCATGCATGACGAAGTGAGCGAGACAGAAAATATCAGGAAGAACCTGGCAATCGAGCGCATGATCGTGGAGGGCTGCGAGATTCTCCTCGACACCAGCCAGACTTTTGTGAGACAAG GGTCTCTCATCCAAGTACCCATGAGTGAGAAGGGCAAGATCACCCGTGGGCGTCTGGGCTCTCTGTCTctgaagaaagagggagaaaggCAGTGCTTCCTCTTCTCCAAGCATTTAATCATCTGCACCAGAGGTTCTGGAGGAAAGCTACATCTGACCAAG AATGGAGTTGTCTCGCTAATAGACTGTACACTCTTGGAGGACCCCGAGGGGACGGACGACGAGT CCAAATCGGACAAGACCGGCCAGGACATGGAGCACCTGGACTTCAAGATTGTGGTGGAGCCAAAGGACAGCCAGTCATTCACAGTCATCCTGGTGGCCTCCTCCAGGCAGGAGAAGTCTGCCTGGACCAGTGACATCAGCCAG TGCATCGACAACATCCGCTGCAATGGGCTGATGATGAACGCCTTCGAGGACAACTCCAAAGTCACAGTCCCGCAGATGATCAA ATCGGATTCGAGCCTGTACTGTGACGACGTGGACATCCGTTTCAGTAAGATGATGAACTCCTGCAAGGTGCTGCAGATCCGCTACGCCAGCGTGGAGCGCCTCCTGGAGAGGCTGACCGACCTGCGGTTCCTCTCCATCGACTTCCTGAACACCTTCCTGCACTCGTACCGCGTGTTCACCACCGCCGACGTGGTGTTGGACAAACTCATCACCATCTACAAGAAGCCCATCAGTGCCATCCCCGCACG GTCTCTGGAGTTATTCTTTGCCAGCAGTCAGAACAGTAAATTGCTGTACGGAGAGCCCCCAACCTCCCCCAGAGCCAGCAGAAAGTTCTCCTCGCCCCCTCCTCTCGCCATCGCCAAAAACTCATCCCCCAACCGCCGGCGCAAGCTCTCCCTCAACATCCCCATCATCACTGGGGGCAAAGCTCTCGACCTGGCCgccctcagctgctcctccaatGGCTATGCAAGCATGTACTCCTCCATGTCCCCCTTCAGCAAAACCACTCTGGACATCAACAAACTGTACGTGTCCAGTCCGATTGCGAGCAAGATCCCGGatgagggagaggacaggaaggacaaGACGGAGGACGCTCCAGTGTCCAAGCAAG ATCTCTCAGTGCGGGAAGAAAGCGACAACGATCCGAATCAGAGCGATGACGCCGATCCAGAGGCGTCTCCCACCAAGTCACCAACCACCCCAAAAAACATCAAATGCAAAAACTCCTCAG AGTTATCACTGTTTTCCTACAACAACGGCATGGTGATGTCCTCGTGTAGAGAGTTAGATAACAACCGCAGTGCCCTGTCTGCTGCCTCCGCCTTTGCTATCGCTACAGCTGGAGCCAATGAGGGCACGCCTACAAAGGAAAAATATCGGAGGATGTCCCTCGCCAGCACTG GGTTCCCAACTGATCAGAGAAACGGTGACAAGGAGTTTGTGATCAGGCGGGCTGCGACCAACAGAGTGCTGAATGTCCTGAGGCACTGGGTGTCCAAGCACTCTCCG GATTTTGAGACCAACAATGAGCTGAAGACAAAGGTTATTGCCTTCCTGGAGGAGGTTATGCATGACCCAGAGCTGTTGACCCAAGAGAGGAAGGCAGCCGCTAACATCATCAG AACTCTAACTCAAGAAGATCATGGTGACAACCAGATCACCCTTGAAGATGCAACACAACTG GTGGGGGGGGAAGCCGAGCCCTTCGAGAGCCACTCCGCGCTGGAGATTGCAGAACAGCTCACTCTGTTGGACCATTTGGTGTTTAAAGTCATTCCATATGC GGAATTCTTCGGACAAGGCTGGATGAAGAACGACAAAAATGAGAAGACGCCGTACATCATGAGGACCACGAAGCACTTCAACGAC ATAAGCAACCTTATTGCTACAGAGATCCTGCGCTGCGAGGATGTGGTCACTCGGGTGGCGGTCATAGAGAAATGGGTGGCCGTGGCCGACATCTGCCGGTGTCTCCACAACTACAACGCCGTGCTGGAGATCACCTCCTCGCTCAACCGCAGCTCCGTGTTCCGCCTCAAGAAGACCTGGCTCAAGGTGTCCAAGCAG ACGAAAGCGTTAATCGACAAGCTGCAGAAGCTGGTCTCATCAGAGGGGAGGTTCAAAAACCTGAGGGAGGCTTTGAAGAA CTGCGATCCCCCCTGCGTGCCCTATCTGGGAATGTACCTGACCGACCTGGCTTTCATCGAGGAGGGGACGCCCAACTACACGGAGGACAATTTGGTCAACTTCTCCAAGATGAGAATG ATTTCGCACATCATCCGAGAGATCAGGCAGTTTCAGCAAACAGCGTACAAGATCGACCTCCAACCAAAG GCTGCCCAGTATCTGTTGGATCTGAGCTTTGTTCTGGACGAAGAGAGCATGTATGAAGCCTCACTCCGAATTGAGCCTAAAGTGCCCAACTGA